A stretch of the Lactuca sativa cultivar Salinas chromosome 9, Lsat_Salinas_v11, whole genome shotgun sequence genome encodes the following:
- the LOC111906973 gene encoding signal peptide peptidase-like 1, which produces MEPLWKLVFLMEPAPVTLILTAIAVTFGSALRALNYGKEMEKNRDLSEASITLDRSQALMIPVMSSCSLLMMFYLFSSVSQLLTAFTAIASISSLYFCFSPYISHVKSQFNLSDPFISRCCSKPLTRIQSLLLFLCITTVAAWLVSGHWVLNNMLGISLCVAFVSHVRLPNIKVCAMLLICLFVYDIFWVFYSEWFFGANVMVAVATQQASNPVHTVANSLSLPGLQLITKKLELPVKIVFPRNLLGGVVPGNTATDFMMLGLGDMAIPSMLLALVLCFDHRKENISLSPHKGYKYIWYATIGYAVGLVTALAAGILTHSPQPALLYLVPSTLGPVVVISWTRKELKELWEGSSPNLTEKTHSTEV; this is translated from the exons ATGGAGCCTTTATGGAAGCTTGTCTTTCTCATGGAACCAGCTCCAGTGACCTTAATCTTAACAGCCATTGCTGTCACTTTCGGTTCTGCTCTCCGAGCTTTAAACTATGGTAAAGAAATGGAAAAAAACCGTGATCTCTCTGAAGCATCAATCACATTAGACAGATCTCAGGCACTCATGATTCCAGTCATGAGCTCCTGCAGTCTCCTCATGATGTTCTACTTATTCTCTTCAGTCTCACAACTCCTCACTGCTTTCACAGCAATCGCCTCTATTTCATCTCTATACTTCTGCTTCTCTCCCTACATCTCCCATGTCAAATCCCAATTCAATCTTTCAGACCCTTTCATCTCCCGATGTTGCTCCAAACCCTTGACAAGAATCCAATCCCTTCTATTGTTCTTATGCATCACTACAGTTGCAGCATGGCTTGTTTCTGGACACTGGGTGTTGAACAACATGTTGGGGATTTCACTTTGTGTTGCTTTTGTGAGCCATGTTCGTTTACCCAACATTAAAGTTTGTGCAATGCTGCTTATATGCTTGTTTGTGTATGATatattttgggtgttttattcaGAATGGTTTTTTGGTGCAAATGTTATGGTAGCTGTAGCAACACAACAAGCTTCTAACCCTGTTCATACTGTTGCTAATTCTTTGAGTCTTCCTGGATTGCAATTAATTACTAAAAAACTCGAGTTGCCTGTGAAGATTGTGTTTCCAAGAAACTTATTGGGAGGTGTTGTTCCTGGAAATACTGCTACTGATTTCATGATGCTTGGTCTTGGTGatatg gctATTCCTTCTATGCTTTTGGCATTAGTTTTATGTTTTGATCATAGAAAGGAGAATATATCTTTATCTCCACATAAAGGGTATAAATATATATGGTATGCTACGATTGGATATGCAGTTGGATTAGTAACTGCTTTAGCAGCTGGAATTCTTACCCATTCTCCACAACCAGCACTTCTATATTTA GTCCCATCAACACTTGGACCGGTGGTTGTGATCTCTTGGACAAGAAAGGAGTTGAAGGAGTTGTGGGAAGGAAGCTCCCCGAATTTGACTGAAAAAACACATTCAACAGAAGTATGA